The Bacteroidota bacterium genome has a segment encoding these proteins:
- the metH gene encoding methionine synthase has translation MADIRKELEKRVLVIDGAMGSLIQGYKLTEADFRGEKFKNFHKDVKGNNDMLCITRPDVIEEIHKRYLEAGADIIETNSFSGTSVSMADYDMQPYVYEMNLAAAKVARKAADEYTAKNPDKPRFVAGAMGPTTKLLSLSPDVSNPGYRALTYDELVAAYKEQIIGLMDGNVDLLLFETITDTLNTKAGLFAAQQAFEEKGKELPFMISGTITDASGRTLSGQTIEAFLNSVSHMPILSIGLNCALGAQEMRPYLEELAQKAPFYVSAYPNAGLPNQFGEYDQDAHTMGHFVEDFLKAGFLNIVGGCCGTTPEHIKKIADLAAKVQPRKRPTVEPFMRLSGLEAVTLRPESNFMNVGERTNVTGSRKFLKLIKENKYDEALSIAREQVEGGAQVIDVNMDEGMLDVEDAMTKFLNLIAAEPDISRVPVMIDSSKFYAIEAGLKCLQGKGIVNSISLKEGEDTFIKQAKKIKQYGAAVIVMAFDEQGQADTLQRRIDICGRAYKILVEKVKFPAQDIIFDPNIFPVATGMEEHRKNAVDFFESNKWIKQNLPLAKVSGGVSNVSFSFRGNDVVREAIHSAFLYHAVKAGMDMGIVNPSQLQIYDDIPKELLERVEDVLLDRRDDATERLITFAESLKGTSNQKEEKTEEWRNGTVQERLTHSLVKGITDFIDLDIEEARKEYSRALHLIEGPLMDGMNVVGDLFGAGKMFLPQVVKSARVMKKAVAYLLPYLEAEKTEAQSKAGKVLLATVKGDVHDIGKNIVGVVLACNNYDIVDLGVMVSSDKILEAAKKEHVDIIGLSGLITPSLDEMVHVAKEMERLNMNIPLLIGGATTSKVHTAVKIEPQYKHPVVHVNDASRSVTVVSNLLSKDLRENYVTSIKEEYERVRGYHKNAQGEAKFISLEEARKNKFKIDWNSYVPLKPNKLGVQYFNNYSLAEIAEYIDWTPFFHSWEMKGSYPKILKDPAKGKEAQKLFDEAQAMLKKIIEEKWLTANAAIGIFPASALGDDIEVYDEKDATKVKAKFHTIRQQTQKPEGHYNIALSDFIAPQTPSLGRVGEGLSSPRGRTKEGEHENDYIGCFALTTGIGIDEKVKQFEANHDDYSAIMLKALADRLAEAFAELMHKKVRTEIWGYAANEKLSSEELIKEKYQGIRPAPGYPAQPDHTEKPTIFNLLQVEKNCGIHLTESMAMVPTAAVSGLYFSHPDAHYMATGRIAKDQVEDYAKRKNRKLEVIERWLGPVLGY, from the coding sequence ATGGCAGACATACGTAAAGAATTAGAAAAAAGAGTTTTGGTAATTGATGGAGCTATGGGCTCCTTAATTCAAGGATACAAACTTACCGAGGCAGATTTTCGGGGTGAAAAATTTAAAAATTTTCACAAAGATGTGAAAGGTAATAACGATATGTTGTGTATTACACGACCTGATGTTATTGAAGAAATACACAAGCGATATTTAGAAGCAGGTGCCGATATTATTGAAACCAACAGTTTTAGTGGTACTTCTGTATCTATGGCTGATTACGATATGCAGCCGTATGTATATGAAATGAACTTAGCTGCAGCAAAGGTGGCACGCAAAGCAGCGGATGAATACACGGCTAAGAATCCAGATAAACCAAGGTTTGTAGCTGGTGCAATGGGGCCTACTACTAAGTTGCTCTCTTTGTCACCTGATGTTAGTAATCCTGGTTATCGTGCGCTTACCTATGATGAACTAGTTGCCGCATACAAGGAACAAATTATTGGGCTGATGGACGGTAATGTAGATTTACTTTTGTTTGAAACCATAACTGATACACTTAATACAAAAGCTGGTTTGTTTGCTGCTCAGCAAGCATTTGAAGAGAAAGGCAAGGAATTGCCTTTCATGATTTCAGGTACAATAACCGATGCCAGTGGCAGAACCCTAAGTGGACAAACGATAGAAGCCTTTTTGAATTCGGTATCACATATGCCAATTTTAAGTATTGGCTTGAATTGTGCATTGGGAGCGCAAGAGATGAGACCCTATTTGGAAGAGTTAGCTCAAAAAGCGCCTTTTTATGTGAGTGCTTATCCAAATGCAGGTCTGCCCAATCAGTTTGGTGAGTACGACCAAGATGCCCATACCATGGGGCATTTTGTCGAGGATTTTTTAAAGGCTGGTTTTTTAAATATTGTTGGTGGTTGCTGCGGAACTACTCCCGAGCATATTAAGAAAATTGCTGATTTGGCTGCGAAAGTGCAGCCTCGCAAACGTCCAACTGTAGAGCCTTTTATGCGTTTGAGCGGATTGGAAGCTGTCACGCTTCGTCCCGAAAGTAACTTTATGAATGTAGGGGAACGTACCAACGTTACCGGTTCGCGTAAATTTTTAAAACTGATTAAAGAAAATAAATACGATGAAGCGCTTTCTATTGCTCGTGAGCAAGTGGAGGGCGGTGCGCAAGTGATAGATGTGAACATGGATGAAGGGATGTTGGATGTAGAAGACGCAATGACTAAGTTTTTGAATTTGATTGCTGCTGAGCCTGATATTTCTCGTGTACCTGTAATGATTGATTCGTCTAAGTTTTATGCTATAGAGGCCGGATTGAAATGTTTGCAAGGCAAAGGAATTGTAAATTCTATTTCCTTGAAAGAAGGGGAAGACACATTTATTAAGCAAGCTAAAAAGATTAAACAATACGGTGCCGCAGTAATTGTTATGGCTTTTGATGAGCAAGGGCAAGCAGACACGTTGCAACGTAGAATAGATATTTGTGGGCGAGCCTATAAAATATTAGTAGAAAAAGTAAAGTTCCCTGCACAGGATATAATTTTTGATCCTAATATTTTTCCTGTGGCTACAGGCATGGAAGAGCATCGCAAGAATGCAGTTGATTTTTTTGAGTCAAATAAATGGATTAAGCAAAACTTACCATTGGCAAAGGTTAGCGGGGGTGTAAGCAATGTGTCGTTTTCTTTCAGAGGAAATGATGTGGTGCGTGAAGCTATACACTCTGCTTTTCTGTATCATGCTGTAAAAGCCGGAATGGATATGGGTATTGTGAATCCTTCGCAATTGCAGATATATGACGATATTCCCAAAGAGTTGTTAGAAAGAGTGGAAGATGTGCTGCTAGATAGGAGAGACGATGCAACAGAGCGACTCATCACATTTGCCGAATCATTAAAAGGCACATCTAATCAAAAAGAAGAAAAAACAGAAGAATGGCGAAATGGAACTGTTCAAGAAAGGCTTACGCATTCGCTGGTAAAAGGAATTACAGATTTTATTGATTTAGATATTGAAGAGGCTAGAAAAGAATATTCACGCGCTCTGCATTTAATTGAAGGTCCGTTAATGGATGGTATGAATGTAGTGGGTGATTTGTTTGGAGCAGGAAAAATGTTCTTGCCTCAAGTGGTAAAAAGTGCACGTGTCATGAAGAAGGCTGTAGCTTATTTATTACCGTATTTAGAAGCAGAAAAAACAGAAGCTCAATCAAAGGCAGGAAAGGTGTTGTTAGCTACAGTTAAAGGCGATGTACACGATATTGGGAAAAATATTGTAGGTGTAGTATTGGCCTGTAATAACTATGATATTGTGGACTTGGGTGTAATGGTATCGAGCGATAAAATTTTAGAAGCTGCCAAAAAAGAGCATGTTGATATCATTGGTTTGAGTGGGTTGATTACTCCATCGTTGGATGAAATGGTTCATGTCGCAAAAGAAATGGAGCGTTTGAATATGAATATTCCATTGCTTATTGGAGGAGCAACCACCTCTAAGGTTCATACCGCAGTAAAAATCGAACCTCAATACAAACATCCTGTGGTGCATGTAAATGATGCATCGCGCAGTGTAACGGTGGTGAGTAATTTACTTTCAAAGGATTTGAGAGAGAATTATGTTACTTCTATAAAAGAGGAATACGAACGTGTGCGTGGCTACCATAAAAATGCACAAGGCGAGGCAAAGTTTATTTCGTTGGAGGAAGCCCGCAAAAATAAATTTAAAATTGATTGGAATTCGTATGTGCCTCTAAAACCTAACAAACTCGGTGTGCAGTATTTTAACAATTACTCATTAGCTGAAATAGCTGAATACATTGACTGGACGCCATTTTTCCATAGTTGGGAAATGAAAGGTAGTTATCCTAAAATATTGAAAGATCCAGCTAAGGGCAAGGAAGCTCAAAAATTATTTGATGAAGCTCAAGCCATGCTGAAGAAGATTATTGAGGAAAAATGGCTCACAGCAAATGCGGCAATAGGCATATTCCCAGCAAGTGCACTTGGTGATGATATTGAAGTGTATGATGAAAAAGATGCAACAAAAGTAAAAGCTAAATTCCACACCATCCGCCAGCAAACCCAAAAGCCTGAAGGCCATTACAACATTGCACTAAGCGATTTTATTGCACCACAAACTCCCTCCCTCGGGAGGGTCGGGGAGGGGTTATCCTCCCCAAGGGGGAGGACCAAGGAGGGGGAACACGAGAATGACTATATTGGCTGTTTCGCCCTCACCACAGGCATCGGCATAGACGAAAAAGTAAAACAATTTGAAGCCAATCATGATGATTACAGTGCCATCATGCTAAAAGCCTTAGCAGATAGATTAGCCGAAGCCTTTGCAGAATTAATGCATAAAAAAGTTCGTACCGAAATTTGGGGCTATGCTGCAAACGAAAAATTATCTAGCGAAGAATTAATAAAAGAAAAATACCAAGGCATTCGTCCTGCGCCCGGTTATCCTGCCCAGCCAGACCATACCGAAAAGCCAACCATATTTAATTTGCTGCAAGTAGAAAAAAATTGTGGCATTCATTTAACAGAAAGTATGGCCATGGTTCCTACTGCTGCCGTAAGTGGCTTGTACTTTTCTCATCCTGATGCACATTACATGGCAACAGGCAGAATTGCCAAAGACCAAGTAGAAGATTATGCTAAACGGAAAAATAGGAAGTTGGAAGTGATTGAAAGATGGTTAGGACCAGTGTTGGGGTATTAG
- a CDS encoding type II toxin-antitoxin system HigB family toxin — protein MRIFSKSTLRNFYEKHGDSKEQLLTWYKVTAKANWKNFNEVKKYFSSADCIRDSLLVFNIKGNTYRLVVDFNFRLQWAFVVFVGTHAEYDKRKI, from the coding sequence ATGAGAATTTTTAGTAAAAGTACGTTAAGAAATTTTTATGAAAAGCATGGAGATAGCAAAGAGCAGCTTTTAACATGGTATAAGGTTACTGCAAAGGCAAATTGGAAGAATTTTAATGAAGTGAAAAAGTATTTTAGTTCGGCAGATTGTATTCGAGATAGTTTGTTGGTGTTTAATATCAAGGGCAATACGTATAGATTGGTAGTTGACTTTAATTTCCGACTGCAATGGGCTTTTGTAGTTTTTGTGGGGACTCATGCCGAATATGATAAAAGAAAAATTTAA
- a CDS encoding nucleotidyl transferase AbiEii/AbiGii toxin family protein has product MLYKKVIPVDVFELAKKLLAVNELKKFRLSGGLSLSLQLGHRKAVDIDLFVDNVFDKVATKYALKKKFPDSSLAVEKFFGSVYIINGVKVHICRDNGKFIQPAITEDGLRLASIQDISAKKILSITEKPNKRDFVDLACLLEKLSLDDILKNYQKKYGFVDVRNVLLVLMKTYLVDEEQMPEMIDEISWTEVKEKLEAQVKEYLTQLKKAKKQEVEKRAKKKEIA; this is encoded by the coding sequence ATGTTATACAAAAAAGTAATTCCTGTAGATGTTTTTGAACTAGCAAAAAAACTGTTAGCCGTTAATGAATTGAAAAAATTCAGACTTTCAGGAGGATTGTCTTTGTCATTGCAGCTAGGGCATCGAAAGGCAGTTGATATCGATTTGTTTGTTGACAATGTATTTGATAAGGTTGCTACTAAGTATGCATTAAAGAAAAAGTTCCCTGACTCATCGTTAGCGGTAGAAAAATTTTTCGGATCTGTATATATTATAAATGGAGTAAAAGTTCACATTTGCAGGGATAATGGTAAGTTTATTCAGCCGGCTATAACAGAGGATGGACTTCGTTTAGCATCTATTCAAGATATTTCTGCTAAGAAAATTTTATCTATAACCGAAAAACCTAATAAACGAGATTTTGTTGATTTGGCTTGTTTGCTAGAAAAGCTTTCCCTTGATGATATTTTGAAAAACTATCAGAAGAAATATGGGTTTGTTGATGTGAGAAATGTATTGTTGGTGTTGATGAAAACCTATTTGGTGGATGAAGAGCAAATGCCCGAAATGATTGATGAAATTTCTTGGACAGAAGTAAAAGAAAAACTAGAAGCCCAAGTAAAAGAATACTTAACACAGCTTAAAAAAGCTAAAAAACAAGAGGTGGAAAAACGTGCTAAGAAAAAAGAGATTGCATAA
- a CDS encoding multidrug transporter: protein MHAGKNFSFKEVIFWTRRDLYFLSVMSTIPTVLYVYLDWKWLSIPWLPIALLGTAVAFVVGFKNNASYDRMWEARRAWGAIVNSSRSWGIMVKDFVTNKHAVDKLSDADMQNIKMQLINRHVAWLTALRYQLREARAWEAIYKKHNAEYKEKWFKVEEHNSKLESELSKHLVDDEFKYVLTKTNKAAQLISLQSKHLKELLDKGLIEDFRHMELEKMLVEFYNQQGVSERIKNFPYPRQYATLNLYFIKIFVMLVPLGMLQEFEKLGGNLIWLSIPFSVLSTWIFTTMEKIGESTESPFEGSANDVPITAISRAIEIDLKEMFDQQHIPAAKKPENNILV, encoded by the coding sequence ATGCACGCAGGTAAAAATTTTTCGTTTAAAGAAGTAATATTTTGGACAAGAAGAGATTTGTATTTTTTGTCTGTTATGTCTACCATCCCAACAGTTCTCTATGTTTATTTAGATTGGAAATGGCTTTCTATCCCTTGGTTGCCAATCGCTTTGCTGGGTACAGCTGTTGCATTTGTGGTGGGTTTTAAGAATAATGCTTCCTATGATAGAATGTGGGAGGCAAGGCGGGCTTGGGGTGCTATAGTAAACTCTAGCCGTAGTTGGGGAATTATGGTGAAAGACTTTGTTACCAATAAGCATGCAGTAGATAAGTTGTCTGATGCAGATATGCAAAATATTAAAATGCAATTAATAAATAGGCATGTTGCCTGGCTTACAGCGCTTAGGTATCAATTGAGAGAAGCTCGCGCATGGGAGGCTATCTACAAAAAACACAATGCGGAGTACAAAGAAAAGTGGTTTAAAGTTGAGGAGCATAATTCTAAACTAGAAAGTGAATTGTCGAAACATCTTGTTGATGATGAATTTAAGTACGTGCTAACAAAGACAAATAAAGCAGCTCAACTAATTTCGCTTCAATCCAAACATTTGAAAGAATTATTGGACAAAGGTTTAATTGAAGATTTTAGACATATGGAGTTAGAAAAAATGTTGGTGGAGTTCTATAATCAGCAAGGCGTTTCCGAGCGTATCAAGAATTTTCCATACCCGCGCCAATATGCCACCTTGAATTTATATTTTATAAAAATATTTGTGATGCTTGTTCCGCTAGGTATGTTGCAAGAGTTTGAAAAATTAGGCGGTAATTTAATTTGGCTATCTATTCCGTTTAGTGTACTTTCTACTTGGATTTTTACTACCATGGAAAAAATCGGAGAATCTACCGAAAGCCCTTTTGAGGGAAGTGCAAATGATGTTCCAATTACTGCAATTAGTAGAGCCATTGAAATTGATTTGAAAGAAATGTTTGATCAGCAACATATTCCGGCTGCAAAGAAACCGGAGAACAATATTTTAGTTTAA
- a CDS encoding OsmC family peroxiredoxin, with the protein MKRSAIAVWQGTGKEGAGHLTTQSNVLNKTQYSFNTRFAEGVGTNPEELIAAGHAGCFTMKLSFNLSAAGFAPKNLETTCEINLENGSITYSNLKLIAHVDLIEESKFAELVKDAELNCPISKLLNTKINVDYKLNT; encoded by the coding sequence ATGAAAAGAAGTGCGATTGCTGTTTGGCAAGGAACTGGAAAAGAGGGCGCTGGTCATCTTACAACACAAAGTAATGTGTTAAATAAAACACAATATTCGTTCAATACTCGGTTTGCAGAAGGAGTAGGGACAAATCCAGAAGAACTAATAGCGGCTGGACATGCAGGATGCTTTACAATGAAACTTAGTTTCAATTTAAGTGCGGCAGGTTTTGCTCCAAAAAATTTAGAAACTACCTGCGAAATCAATTTGGAGAACGGTAGCATAACTTATTCAAACCTTAAACTGATAGCGCATGTTGATTTAATTGAAGAATCGAAATTTGCTGAATTGGTAAAGGATGCGGAGTTGAATTGCCCCATATCTAAATTGTTGAATACAAAAATTAATGTCGATTATAAATTAAATACGTAA
- a CDS encoding NAD(P)-binding domain-containing protein: MNIAIIGSGNVGLALAKGLGKTSHNVYLGVRDQQSAKAIHAKQVLGNVPVLAISDACKNAEVIIITTPADSVVALIPYLGNVSGKVIIDATNSIRTKPEPYQTAFHAMVGLTTNAEIVKCFNSTGFENMTNPIYNDMGLDMFCAGNSLKAKQVAIQLSKEIGFENCYDFGGDDKVELLEKFALSWINLAIMQGLGRNIAFKVIKRN; the protein is encoded by the coding sequence ATGAATATAGCAATTATTGGGTCGGGTAATGTTGGTCTTGCATTGGCAAAAGGTCTTGGAAAGACTTCCCATAATGTTTATTTAGGAGTTCGTGATCAGCAATCTGCAAAAGCTATACATGCAAAACAAGTGTTGGGAAATGTTCCTGTATTGGCAATTTCTGATGCTTGTAAAAATGCAGAGGTTATTATTATTACAACACCTGCCGATTCTGTTGTAGCCTTAATCCCTTATTTAGGTAATGTTTCGGGCAAAGTAATTATAGATGCAACAAATTCTATTCGAACAAAGCCCGAGCCATACCAAACAGCATTTCATGCAATGGTGGGTTTGACAACTAATGCTGAAATTGTTAAGTGCTTTAATTCTACCGGATTTGAGAATATGACAAATCCTATATATAATGACATGGGATTAGATATGTTTTGTGCCGGAAATAGCCTCAAGGCAAAACAGGTAGCTATACAATTATCAAAAGAAATAGGTTTTGAAAATTGTTATGATTTTGGCGGAGATGATAAAGTGGAGTTGCTAGAAAAATTCGCACTTTCCTGGATTAACCTTGCAATTATGCAAGGTCTTGGACGTAATATAGCCTTTAAGGTAATTAAGCGAAACTAA
- a CDS encoding helix-turn-helix domain-containing protein yields the protein MKVIETKKDYEIALRKFQELFHAKANSESEKEAKLLALVIEDYENKNIPIPEPDPIEAIKFMMEQSQMSQQELAEILGHKGNVSKVLNRKRKLSIEMIRKISQYLHIPADILIQDYRLLKV from the coding sequence TTGAAGGTAATAGAAACAAAAAAAGACTATGAAATAGCATTACGTAAATTTCAGGAGTTATTCCATGCAAAAGCTAACAGCGAATCCGAAAAAGAGGCGAAATTGTTAGCCCTTGTTATTGAGGATTATGAAAATAAAAATATTCCCATTCCTGAACCTGATCCAATTGAAGCAATAAAATTTATGATGGAACAAAGCCAAATGAGCCAGCAAGAGTTGGCGGAAATACTTGGCCACAAAGGCAATGTATCAAAAGTATTAAATAGAAAGAGAAAACTATCTATTGAAATGATTAGAAAAATCAGTCAATATTTACATATACCTGCTGATATTCTTATACAAGATTATAGATTACTAAAAGTTTAG
- a CDS encoding carbonic anhydrase gives MFDKIFENNKKWIADKLAIDVNYFDNLSKGQHPEFLYIGCSDSRVTAEDLMGVQPGEVFIHRNIANLVVSTDSNLNAVVQYAVEHLKVKYIIVCGHYECGGVKAALNPTDMGQLNSWLQTLRDVYRFHQEELDAIQDTQQRFDRLVELNVREQCINIVKIDHVQKAWYKTGYPQIFGWVFNVRNGEIKDLELKIEEEFASIRSIYDLKPI, from the coding sequence ATGTTTGATAAAATTTTTGAAAACAACAAAAAGTGGATTGCAGATAAATTAGCTATCGATGTTAATTATTTTGATAACCTATCCAAAGGCCAACATCCCGAGTTTCTATATATAGGTTGTTCTGATAGTCGTGTTACTGCTGAAGATTTGATGGGAGTTCAGCCCGGGGAGGTTTTTATACACCGTAATATTGCAAACCTGGTAGTAAGTACAGATAGTAACTTGAATGCTGTAGTTCAATACGCAGTTGAACATTTAAAGGTTAAATATATAATAGTTTGTGGGCATTATGAATGCGGAGGAGTGAAAGCCGCCTTAAACCCTACAGATATGGGACAATTAAACAGTTGGCTGCAAACGCTGCGAGATGTTTATCGTTTTCATCAAGAAGAGTTGGACGCTATTCAAGATACACAACAACGTTTTGATAGATTAGTGGAATTAAATGTCCGTGAACAATGTATTAATATTGTAAAAATTGATCATGTTCAAAAGGCTTGGTATAAAACAGGCTATCCGCAAATCTTTGGATGGGTATTTAATGTGCGAAATGGAGAGATTAAAGATCTGGAGTTGAAAATTGAGGAAGAGTTTGCTTCTATTAGAAGTATTTATGATTTAAAACCAATTTAA